The window TTTCAATGGAAAATAGTTTCAATGAATTGTGCACGGAAGATGCTGCTATTAAAGAAAGTTCAGGCCAAggagacaaaataaaaatgctagagaaaaaagtgtaagtgaagatttttttcaagatgtagcattatatatgtatatatatataaactttatgctTTTTATCACAGAAAACTACttcaaactgaaaataaaaaacttaaagatgatttttcgcaTGCCAAGCGCAAACTTGAATATGAAATAAGCGAGTTAAAAGTAAAACTAGCTAAATCTGagttttactacaaaaatgttgaagaaaaGTTAAAGGGGATTTTTACGGACGGtcagataaaaaaattgaaaaacggaTCCAAAAGGCAAATTTGGACGCAGACTGACATAGCCAACTCCATTACACTATATTCTGCTAGTGCAAAAGGATATAGGCTTTTAAGAAGAAGTAATTTTCCGCTTCCAGCAGTTCGCACGCTTCAGTCATGGGCTCAGAAGCTGGAAATAGACCGCGGCATTTTAAAGCGAAGAACAAAAACTTTGCGTTTTAAGTTTCGACGAAGCCAAGCTAGGAGAAGTTTTTTGTTACGACAAAGTATCCGATACTGTCTTACCACCTGTTAAGAATGTTCAAGTCGGAATGCTTAGAGGTTTGTGGTTTATAAAATACTTTCCTTTAGATCCTCTGCAAATAGAACTTACAATATTCAAATCGTTTTTGCAGGTCTTGTTGGAAATTGGAAA is drawn from Bactrocera dorsalis isolate Fly_Bdor unplaced genomic scaffold, ASM2337382v1 BdCtg328, whole genome shotgun sequence and contains these coding sequences:
- the LOC125775346 gene encoding uncharacterized protein LOC125775346; the encoded protein is MKCVVKNCVNDRRNKNVKKTFFMFPNDKGQQKKWIQFCRNNQAFKPKTWRICMDHFNDEDIIGNGMYEMGLAAKRTLKPGAIPCRYNVAASENEQRATRAERRENKKIVTSFLINVDQPQEVREQCIPAEDFNVTEDCVDISMENSFNELCTEDAAIKESSGQGDKIKMLEKKVKLLQTENKKLKDDFSHAKRKLEYEISELKVKLAKSEFYYKNVEEKLKGIFTDGQIKKLKNGSKRQIWTQTDIANSITLYSASAKGYRLLRRSNFPLPAVRTLQSWAQKLEIDRGILKRRTKTLRFKFRRSQARRSFLLRQSIRYCLTTC